The nucleotide window CATCCGAAAATCTTCGTAGGTGATTGCGTTGTACAGAAGGCTTTCAACCAGATCGCCTGGGACGATCGCCGGTCCGCTGTCGCCGCCATCCGCCAATCCACGTCGACTGTCCACCAGCAAACCGCCACGCACGCCGTTGCCGTCGCTGCTGTGGCATCGGTAGCAGTGTTCAACCAGCACCGGCCGGATTTTCGTTTCAAAGAATCGCAGTTGTTCCGGTGTGATGTTGGCGTCCGTGTCTTCCTGGGCCGACGCCGTCATGGTCCAAGCGACCGAACAACCGATCATCCAACTGGCCAAAATGGCAAGACGCGCCCAAGGTGACCGATTTGGCACGGATGTGGATTCGGCGGAGCGAGAGATCGCTGGCATTGTACGCACCGTGGAAAAGAAGAGACTTCTGCGATGAAAAGACCTGCGGTGCATCGCGACATGGCGATGCACCGGAGCGGATAGCTGGATCGGTCAAGCCTGACGGAGTGATGATCACTCGGCATTCGGTCGTTTGGGACGGACGCCTTTGCCGGCACCTTCTTCACTTTCACCGCGACGTCCGCGTTGGCCGGCCATCTTTTTGCCCATTTCCGCCAACTCGGCTTCGTCCAAAGCACCGTCGCCGTTTTGGTCGATTCGATCCAAGGCACGCTGCATGCCTTGAGGAATCTCGTCGCCGGACAATTTGCCGTCGCCATCGGTGTCACGCATCGACATCATTTTCTTCAGTCGTTCGGATGCATCGGCGTCATCGCCGCCTCGGAAACGTTGCTGGCGTTGCTTACGGGCTTGATCGCCATCTTGGCCGCCTTCGCCGCGTCCGGGCATGAACCCGCGTCGTCCGAATGCTCGATCGTCGTCGCCCGAACCGGCACCGCGACCGCGTCCTTGCCCCATTGAAGGCATCAATTCACGAGTGCTGACGGTGCCGTCACCGTCACGGTCCAGCTTGGCCAGTGCCGCCGAAGCACCGGCGATTTCTTCTTTGGACAATTCGCCATCACCGTCGGCGTCCAACGCCCGAACCAATGGCATGCGGCGGATCATGTCCATGAACGGCGGGCGATCGCCCGATCCACCAGGCCCGGCACCGGGACCGCCGGCGCCGCGACCAGCACGGAAGCGGCCGCGTGGCGAATCCGAATCATCGTCGGCCCATGCGGGAGTCATCATCATGGCGGCGGCCAACAGAACCGCGAAACGGCAGGTAAGATTCATCGTGGGGTCCACTTTTGGATGGGATGGAGCGGATCGGACATCGATTCGCGGGCGAAAGCACCATCGGCCGGATCGCCGCAAGTGTTCGGTGTCCTGGAATGTCTGTACTTTGGGTACCGACGCGGATTCGGGACCATCCACGGGCAAAATTTGGAAAGTTGGAATTTCTTTGGAAGACCAAAACTCCAGTTCGATCGATGCGGCGGAAGCGACGCTGCTAAGGCGATTGCGTGCGGGCGGTCCGTCTGCACTGGCGGATGTGTTTTCGACCTACCAAGAACGTCTGCACCGCATGGTCTCGTTTCGACTGGACCCACGTGTCCGCGGACGGATCGATGCGGCCGACGTATTGCAGGAAGCGTACCTACGGATTTCACGCCGGTTGGTGGATTTTCTGGACCAGCCATCGGTATCGTTCTTTGTCTGGGTGCGACAACAGACGCTGCAAGTGCTGATCGACATGCAGCGGACACAGTTCCGCGAAGCACGCAGCCCGCAACGTGAAATTCGGTTGGCCACACCGGGCGATTCCGCGGCGACCAGTTTGTCGATCGCGTGTCGTCTGGTCGACGCGATCCAGTCCCCCAGCCAGATCGTCAGCCGAAACGAAGCCCTGCATCGCGTCCGTGAGGCGTTGGAATCAATGAACCCGATTGATCGTGAAGTTTTGGCGTTGCGACATTTTGAACAACTCGGCAACGCGGAAGTCGCACAGATTCTGAATCTCAGCCCCACCGCCGCCAGCAATCGATACGTGCGCGCCGCCGGTCGGTTGGCCGACATTGTCAGTCAGGTTCGTGCCGACACGTCCGGACAGCCCAAGGATGCACCGTGATCGATCCCGGTCGAAATGATCCTGCCCAAGACCGTGCCGGACAAGTCGATCCCGAATCGTCCGACGGAACGATGCCGGTCAGCGACGATTCGCAACACCGACATCCGGTGGATCTAATCGCAGAGGATTTTGCGATGCGAATCCGACGGGGCGAAACGCCGGACATCGAATCGATCGCGGCTTCGCATCCGGAGCATGCCGACATTTTGCGGCAAATGCTGCCGTCGATCGAAGCGATGGAAAAGCTGAACGTCGGCGGAACACGTCGTGACATCTCGGCGACCACCACGGGGGCATTGTCGGCCGACGACGACCTGTCGTTCCATTGCTTCATCGCCCCCGAAAAGATCGGTGACTTTCGAATCGTTCGCCAGATCGCGCGCGGCGGGATGGGCGTCGTCTATGAAGCCGTTCAGGAATCATTGGGGCGACACGTCGCATTGAAAGTGATGAGCTGGCGTGCGGCGGATCACCCGTCCCATCGACAACGATTTCAACGCGAAGCCGAAGCGATCGCCGGCCTTCACCACACGAACATCGTGGCCGTGTATGGCGTGGGCCAGCAAGACGACTTGCTCTTTTATGCGATGCACCTGGTCGACGGCGTCAGTCTGGCCGATTTGCTGGCCGGCACCGGTCCCGATATCGGTGTCGACTTGCAAAATGATCGACAAACCGCTGCCTGGATCGCAACGATCGCCGACGCGCTGCAATACGCGCACGGTCAAGGCGTGCTGCATCGTGACATCAAGCCGGCCAACTTGATGGTTGATCGAGACCATCATGTTTGGTTGACCGATTTTGGGCTGGCCGCCGATCCATCGTCGGACCGCTTCACGCAGACCGGTGAAATCGTCGGCACGTTGCGCTACATGGCACCGGAGCAACTGAAGGGACACCTGGATGTCCGCAGCGACGTGTATTGTTTGGGACTGACGCTGTATGAATTGCTGACCGGGCGTGCGGCGATCCAAGGGACACCCGCGGAATTGTTGTCAGCCGAAAATCGTCGTCGAATTGCACCACCACGTTCGCTGCGTGCAACCATCCCCAGCGATCTGCAGACGATCGTGATGAAGGCGGTTTCGGAAGATCCGACGCATCGGTATGCCACCGCGGGCGAATTTCGCGACGATCTACAGCGTTTTTTAGCCGGGCGACCGATCGCGGCGCGGCGGGTCGGTGCGATGGAGCGGTCTTGGCGTTGGGCCAAACGGAATCCCGGGATCGCGTCGCTTTCGGGAACCGTGTTGGTGCTGTTGTTGTCGGTCATCACGCTGTTGTCGGTCATCAACCGCAGCCGCACACGATCGTTGACGGCAATCGGCAAAGCCTATGACCAGGCAGCCGAAAATCTGCGTCAACGCAGCGCGGCGTTGGACGAAGCGGAACGTGCACGCGAATCGGCCGTCCGCGAGCGATCACGTGCGGAGACGAATCTGTCGCTGGCGTTGTCGGCATTCCAAGAAATCGTGGACAACGTGGCCGGACGAACCGGTGTCGCCGAATCGGTGTGGGAAAGCGTCGGAGACGACTTGATGCGCGACGCCGACTCCGGTGCAACGCTCGGTGACGACGATGTTCAACTGATGGAAAATCTGCTGCAGTTCTTCGAAAAATTCGCCGATGAAAACGCGACCGATTTGCGGATGCCGGCGGCCGACGCACGTCGCAGCATCGGGGACATTCTGTTCCGTCTGGGACGTCCCGACGAAGCGCGTGAGTCCTACGACCAGGCATGGGCAATCTATTCGCAATTACGTGGCGAAGACGAAGGCGACGCCGTTGATTCCACCGTCCCGGTGGAATCGCCCATCGCGGTGGCTTGGGGGCAAATGCGTGTCGCCGCGGCACTGCGACGACCCTCGGACGTTCGGGCTTGGCTGCAACGCTGTCGCCAATGGTGCTTCGAAGGCCAGGCCAAACCCGCGACATCCGATTTGACGTTTCTTTGGGCAAAGTCGCTTCGGCTGGCGGGCAGCTTGACGCTGTCAACGGAGTGGATGACGGGAATGCGGCCATCGACCAACGGCCCTGGTCCGGGACCCGATTCCTTGTTGGCTCGGTTGATGGGGGAATCA belongs to Crateriforma spongiae and includes:
- a CDS encoding sigma-70 family RNA polymerase sigma factor, whose amino-acid sequence is MSWNVCTLGTDADSGPSTGKIWKVGISLEDQNSSSIDAAEATLLRRLRAGGPSALADVFSTYQERLHRMVSFRLDPRVRGRIDAADVLQEAYLRISRRLVDFLDQPSVSFFVWVRQQTLQVLIDMQRTQFREARSPQREIRLATPGDSAATSLSIACRLVDAIQSPSQIVSRNEALHRVREALESMNPIDREVLALRHFEQLGNAEVAQILNLSPTAASNRYVRAAGRLADIVSQVRADTSGQPKDAP
- a CDS encoding serine/threonine-protein kinase, which codes for MIDPGRNDPAQDRAGQVDPESSDGTMPVSDDSQHRHPVDLIAEDFAMRIRRGETPDIESIAASHPEHADILRQMLPSIEAMEKLNVGGTRRDISATTTGALSADDDLSFHCFIAPEKIGDFRIVRQIARGGMGVVYEAVQESLGRHVALKVMSWRAADHPSHRQRFQREAEAIAGLHHTNIVAVYGVGQQDDLLFYAMHLVDGVSLADLLAGTGPDIGVDLQNDRQTAAWIATIADALQYAHGQGVLHRDIKPANLMVDRDHHVWLTDFGLAADPSSDRFTQTGEIVGTLRYMAPEQLKGHLDVRSDVYCLGLTLYELLTGRAAIQGTPAELLSAENRRRIAPPRSLRATIPSDLQTIVMKAVSEDPTHRYATAGEFRDDLQRFLAGRPIAARRVGAMERSWRWAKRNPGIASLSGTVLVLLLSVITLLSVINRSRTRSLTAIGKAYDQAAENLRQRSAALDEAERARESAVRERSRAETNLSLALSAFQEIVDNVAGRTGVAESVWESVGDDLMRDADSGATLGDDDVQLMENLLQFFEKFADENATDLRMPAADARRSIGDILFRLGRPDEARESYDQAWAIYSQLRGEDEGDAVDSTVPVESPIAVAWGQMRVAAALRRPSDVRAWLQRCRQWCFEGQAKPATSDLTFLWAKSLRLAGSLTLSTEWMTGMRPSTNGPGPGPDSLLARLMGESRRRGPNRAVAQYRWHQQCSREAIQWLEVLLESDPQRKVYAQTLAAAHQDIARQDRMRRDEAESAKHHRDEAIRILDDLSKRFPDDPDIQYQFADTLASAAIGDSRPVAFSRASDDLRQSIRLANELVRKYPDSAEYQSLQASVQMKLAISQYAAGRGDRAQDMIDESLVTQRRIVQQHPDVPMFRVALAQSLWSMADLQRRQRKPVDALRSINEAIETLESDQGGRFGKVRQAYLNQLRQRRQGIQNTLRPSPLRDSSGNDASADAAEAATP